A section of the Streptomyces sp. CG1 genome encodes:
- a CDS encoding extracellular solute-binding protein, producing MRRGIAASALVASLALAATACGGGSSDSGKAGGPVTITWWDTSNATNEAPTYQALVKQFEAANKNIKVTYINVPFDQAQNKFDTAAGSKGAPDVLRSEVGWTPAFAKKGYFLPLDGTEALADQAKFQPSLIKQAQYQGKTYGAPLVTDTLALVYNKALFKQAGITDAPKTWDELKSDAAKIDSKDKVYGYWGSTQAYYAQTFLYGEGTDTVDATAKKITVDSPAAKKAYGTWLSTFSGQGLHKADTTADAYAHIQDAFVNGKVAAIVQGPWEITNIYKGSAFKDKSNLGIAVVPAGSSGKAGAPTGGHNLSVYAGSDKAHQDAALKFVKFMTSATSQETIALKNSTLPTRSDAYTAQVKADPGIAGFQSVLTAAQPRPALPEYSSLWVPLDTELAKIAGGKEPLDTGLSNAEAAIAKLVPDFSK from the coding sequence ATGCGGCGTGGCATAGCGGCCTCCGCGCTGGTGGCGTCCCTCGCCCTGGCGGCGACGGCCTGCGGCGGCGGGAGCAGCGACAGCGGCAAGGCCGGCGGCCCGGTCACCATCACGTGGTGGGACACCTCCAACGCCACGAACGAGGCGCCGACGTACCAGGCCCTGGTCAAGCAGTTCGAGGCGGCCAACAAGAACATCAAGGTCACCTACATCAACGTGCCCTTCGACCAGGCGCAGAACAAGTTCGACACCGCGGCCGGCTCCAAGGGCGCGCCGGACGTCCTGCGCTCCGAGGTCGGCTGGACCCCGGCCTTCGCGAAGAAGGGCTACTTCCTGCCGCTGGACGGCACCGAGGCCCTCGCCGACCAGGCCAAGTTCCAGCCCAGCCTGATCAAGCAGGCCCAGTACCAGGGCAAGACCTACGGCGCCCCGCTGGTCACCGACACCCTCGCCCTCGTCTACAACAAGGCCCTGTTCAAGCAGGCCGGCATCACCGACGCCCCCAAGACCTGGGACGAGCTGAAGTCCGACGCCGCCAAGATCGACTCCAAGGACAAGGTGTACGGCTACTGGGGCTCCACCCAGGCCTACTACGCACAGACCTTCCTCTACGGCGAGGGCACCGACACCGTCGACGCCACCGCCAAGAAGATCACCGTCGACTCGCCCGCCGCCAAGAAGGCCTACGGCACCTGGCTGAGCACCTTCTCCGGGCAGGGCCTGCACAAGGCCGACACCACCGCCGACGCCTACGCCCACATCCAGGACGCGTTCGTCAACGGCAAGGTCGCCGCGATCGTCCAGGGACCCTGGGAGATCACGAACATCTACAAGGGCAGCGCCTTCAAGGACAAGTCCAACCTCGGTATCGCCGTCGTCCCGGCGGGCTCCAGCGGGAAGGCGGGCGCCCCGACCGGCGGCCACAACCTCTCCGTCTACGCCGGCTCCGACAAGGCCCACCAGGACGCGGCCCTGAAGTTCGTGAAGTTCATGACCTCGGCGACCTCCCAGGAGACCATCGCACTGAAGAACTCCACCCTGCCCACCCGCTCCGACGCCTACACCGCGCAGGTCAAGGCCGACCCCGGCATCGCCGGCTTCCAGAGTGTCCTGACCGCCGCCCAGCCCCGCCCGGCGCTGCCCGAGTACAGCTCCCTGTGGGTTCCCCTCGACACCGAGCTGGCGAAGATCGCCGGTGGCAAGGAGCCGCTGGACACGGGCCTGAGCAACGCCGAGGCCGCCATCGCCAAGCTGGTGCCCGACTTCAGCAAGTGA
- a CDS encoding carbohydrate ABC transporter permease: MTVAIDRATGKRRGDRGPRPGLGQRIRNGYQKYWYAYAMIAPVVLVLAVIVAYPLIRGVYLTLTDANSLNSARTIGVNHIAAAYKFIGLGNYKDILFGPLSYDRFWSHFLWTVVWTAACVALHYTLGLGLALMLNEKLRGRTLYRLLLVVPWAVPTFVTVFSWRIMLSDSGVMNQVLHALHMPQPQWLEDTFWQRFAAIMVNTWCGVPFMMLSLLGGLQSIDSSLYEAAEMDGANAWQRFRHVTLPGLRSVSSTVVLLGIIWTFNQFAIIFLLFGPTSAPDAQILVTWAYYLGFGQQPRDFAQSAAYGVLLLSIVTVFTSFYFRWLKRNDQLAV; encoded by the coding sequence ATGACAGTCGCCATCGACCGCGCGACCGGCAAGCGCCGCGGTGACCGCGGGCCTCGGCCCGGGCTGGGGCAGCGCATCAGAAACGGCTACCAGAAGTACTGGTACGCCTACGCGATGATCGCCCCGGTGGTCCTCGTACTCGCCGTCATCGTGGCCTATCCGCTGATCCGCGGTGTCTACCTGACGCTGACGGACGCCAACAGCCTCAACTCGGCGCGCACGATCGGCGTCAACCACATCGCGGCCGCCTACAAGTTCATCGGGCTCGGCAACTACAAGGACATCCTGTTCGGCCCGCTGTCGTACGACCGCTTCTGGTCGCACTTCCTGTGGACCGTCGTCTGGACGGCCGCCTGTGTGGCCCTGCACTACACGCTCGGCCTGGGCCTCGCGCTCATGCTCAACGAGAAGCTGCGCGGACGCACCCTCTACCGGCTGCTGCTGGTCGTGCCCTGGGCCGTGCCGACCTTCGTCACCGTCTTCTCCTGGCGGATCATGCTCTCCGACTCGGGCGTGATGAACCAGGTCCTGCACGCGCTGCACATGCCCCAGCCGCAGTGGCTGGAGGACACCTTCTGGCAGCGGTTCGCCGCCATCATGGTCAACACCTGGTGCGGTGTGCCGTTCATGATGCTCTCGCTGCTCGGCGGCCTGCAGTCCATCGACTCCTCGCTCTACGAGGCCGCCGAGATGGACGGCGCGAACGCCTGGCAGCGCTTCCGGCACGTCACCCTGCCGGGGCTGCGGTCCGTCAGCTCCACCGTCGTACTCCTCGGCATCATCTGGACCTTCAACCAGTTCGCCATCATCTTCCTGCTGTTCGGCCCGACCAGCGCCCCCGACGCCCAGATCCTCGTCACCTGGGCCTACTACCTGGGCTTCGGACAGCAGCCGCGTGACTTCGCCCAGTCCGCCGCGTACGGCGTACTGCTGCTGTCGATCGTCACCGTCTTCACCTCCTTCTACTTCCGCTGGCTGAAGCGCAATGACCAGCTCGCCGTCTGA
- a CDS encoding sugar ABC transporter permease gives MSTPTLEKTAAAPAPAARQSGRTRRRDERGPAGTALLHGGLVVASLIALAPVAWLIYLSLGPDKDDYLHPGKILGKLTFSNYSFVLQHTGFFDWFKSTMIVAGGTTLIGVFVAATTGYAVSRMRFPGYKQLMWVLLLTQAFPIAILIVPMYEIFSELDLIDTYWALIVINCTTAVPYSAWLLKGYFDTIPFEIDEAGRVDGLTPFGTFFRLILPLARPGLAVAAFYNFITAVGEVAFATTFMLDDSKYTFAVGLQTFVSEHDAQWNYMAATAVLIAIPVSVFFYLVQKNLVTGLTAGGTKG, from the coding sequence ATGAGCACCCCGACCCTCGAGAAGACAGCGGCCGCACCGGCCCCCGCCGCCCGGCAATCGGGCCGGACCCGCCGGCGCGACGAGCGCGGCCCGGCCGGCACCGCCCTGCTGCACGGCGGCCTCGTCGTGGCGAGCCTGATCGCGCTCGCCCCGGTGGCCTGGCTGATCTACCTCTCCCTCGGCCCGGACAAGGACGACTACCTGCACCCGGGCAAGATCCTGGGCAAACTCACCTTCTCCAACTACAGCTTCGTGCTGCAGCACACCGGGTTCTTCGACTGGTTCAAGTCGACGATGATCGTGGCGGGCGGCACCACCCTGATCGGTGTCTTCGTCGCCGCCACCACCGGCTACGCGGTCTCCCGGATGCGCTTTCCCGGCTACAAGCAGCTGATGTGGGTCCTGCTGCTGACCCAGGCCTTCCCGATCGCCATCCTGATCGTGCCGATGTACGAGATCTTCAGCGAACTGGATCTCATCGACACCTACTGGGCGCTGATCGTCATCAACTGCACCACGGCCGTGCCGTACAGCGCCTGGCTGCTCAAGGGATACTTCGACACCATCCCCTTCGAGATAGACGAGGCGGGGCGCGTGGACGGACTGACCCCCTTCGGCACCTTCTTCCGGCTGATCCTGCCGCTGGCCCGCCCGGGCCTGGCCGTGGCCGCCTTCTACAACTTCATCACCGCCGTCGGCGAGGTCGCCTTCGCGACGACCTTCATGTTGGACGACTCGAAGTACACCTTCGCCGTCGGTCTGCAGACCTTCGTCAGCGAGCACGACGCCCAGTGGAACTACATGGCCGCCACCGCGGTGCTGATCGCGATACCCGTGTCGGTGTTCTTCTACCTCGTGCAGAAGAACCTCGTCACCGGCCTGACGGCGGGCGGCACGAAGGGCTGA
- a CDS encoding LacI family DNA-binding transcriptional regulator: MTTRLADIAAQAGVSEATVSRVLNGKPGVAATTRQSVLAALDVLGYERPVRLRQRSEGLVGLITPELENPIFPALAQVIGQALTRQGYTPVLATQTPGGSTEDELTEMLVDRGVAGIIYVSGLHADTTADMQRYERLRAQGVPFVLVDGFSPKVQAPFISPDDRAAMTLAVTHLVSLGHTRVGLALGPKRFVPVQRKIEGFVRAVQDQLGLAAEVIETELIQHSLYTLEGGQAAATALIERRCTAVVCASDMMALGAIRAARQLGLEVPRDVSVVGFDDSPLIAFTDPPLTTVRKPVPAMGQAAVRTLLEEIGGTPAPHSEFVFMPELVVRGSTASAPNVVRTS, encoded by the coding sequence GTGACCACACGGCTTGCCGACATCGCTGCGCAGGCGGGGGTGAGCGAAGCGACCGTCAGCAGGGTCCTCAACGGGAAGCCGGGCGTCGCCGCCACCACCCGCCAGTCCGTGCTCGCCGCGCTGGACGTCCTCGGCTACGAGCGCCCGGTGCGGCTGCGGCAGCGCAGCGAGGGGCTGGTCGGTCTGATCACGCCCGAGCTGGAGAACCCGATATTCCCGGCACTGGCCCAGGTCATCGGCCAGGCGCTCACCCGGCAGGGCTATACGCCGGTGCTCGCCACGCAGACGCCGGGCGGGTCGACCGAGGACGAGCTGACCGAGATGCTGGTGGACCGCGGGGTCGCCGGGATCATCTATGTCTCCGGGCTGCACGCCGACACCACCGCCGACATGCAGCGCTATGAGCGGCTGCGGGCGCAGGGCGTGCCGTTCGTGCTGGTGGACGGGTTCTCGCCGAAGGTGCAGGCGCCGTTCATCTCTCCCGACGACCGGGCCGCGATGACGCTCGCGGTGACCCATTTGGTGTCGCTGGGGCACACCCGTGTCGGGCTGGCGCTCGGGCCGAAGCGGTTCGTGCCGGTGCAGCGCAAGATCGAGGGCTTCGTGCGGGCCGTGCAGGACCAGTTGGGGCTCGCCGCAGAGGTGATCGAGACCGAGCTGATCCAGCACTCGCTGTACACGCTGGAGGGCGGCCAGGCGGCGGCCACGGCGCTGATCGAGCGGCGCTGTACGGCCGTGGTGTGCGCCAGCGACATGATGGCGCTCGGTGCGATAAGGGCGGCCCGGCAGCTGGGGCTGGAGGTGCCCCGGGACGTGTCGGTGGTCGGCTTCGACGACTCCCCGCTGATCGCCTTCACCGATCCGCCGCTGACCACGGTCCGCAAGCCGGTGCCGGCGATGGGGCAGGCCGCGGTGCGCACGCTGCTGGAGGAGATCGGCGGGACACCCGCGCCGCACAGTGAGTTCGTGTTCATGCCGGAGTTGGTGGTGCGCGGTTCGACCGCTTCGGCACCGAATGTCGTCCGAACGTCGTAG